From Haloarcula sp. CBA1127, a single genomic window includes:
- a CDS encoding class I SAM-dependent methyltransferase, which yields MKGQEWYQADTVAEEYEAKRFSRGGRLIDRREKQAVLNAIGPVADKDVLEVACGTGRFTVMLAERGANITGLDISGPMLQQGREKAQATGVDDRVEFMRGDAARLPFPDDHFDTVFAMRFFHLADTPAAFLAEMRRVSKEQVFFDTFNRFSTRSIYNWALPMGSRLYSRWEIDRLLDGAGLELTGANHDWLLPYGFYRKIPNELAASFRSLDTALGGTPLGEKLASVSYWNTHV from the coding sequence GTGAAAGGGCAGGAGTGGTATCAGGCCGACACCGTGGCCGAAGAGTACGAGGCCAAGCGGTTCTCCCGTGGCGGGCGGCTGATCGACCGACGTGAGAAACAGGCCGTCCTCAACGCAATCGGCCCTGTGGCCGATAAGGACGTGCTAGAAGTAGCTTGCGGGACCGGACGGTTCACTGTGATGCTGGCCGAGCGCGGCGCGAACATCACCGGGCTGGACATCTCAGGACCGATGCTCCAGCAGGGCCGTGAGAAGGCACAGGCGACTGGTGTCGACGACCGCGTCGAGTTCATGCGGGGCGACGCCGCCCGGCTCCCGTTCCCGGATGACCATTTCGACACCGTGTTTGCGATGCGGTTTTTCCATCTGGCTGACACCCCGGCGGCGTTTCTCGCGGAGATGCGCCGCGTCTCGAAGGAACAGGTCTTCTTCGATACGTTCAACCGGTTTTCGACCCGGTCGATATACAACTGGGCGCTCCCGATGGGGTCGCGGCTCTATTCGCGCTGGGAGATTGACCGGCTGTTAGACGGAGCCGGACTAGAACTGACAGGCGCAAACCACGACTGGCTGCTTCCGTACGGCTTCTACCGGAAGATTCCGAACGAACTGGCCGCCTCGTTCCGGTCGCTCGATACGGCGCTCGGCGGCACGCCACTCGGGGAAAAGCTGGCATCGGTGTCGTACTGGAACACTCACGTCTAG
- a CDS encoding hybrid sensor histidine kinase/response regulator: MGEAGSAIRVLHVDDDRQYAETTAAFLTRERTAFDIEIATSARKGLQLLETTAVDCIVSDYEMPGQNGIDFLESVREDYPDLPFILYTGRGSEAVASDAISAGVTDYLQKTSDTSHYALLANRIVNAVEQYRSQRALEASKDRLSLFIDQSPLGFVEYNQDFEIVRVNDTLTEIFGYTETELLGETWETFVSSESYDDVDAVTSALSEASGGYHSVNENIKKNGDRIVVEWHNRLVTDDSGDVVTVFSHCQDVTERIEHEQNLAQLRDFFAEAEELGTLGAWEYDESGMSTWTAGTRRIHEVDDDFDPTVEDGLSFYHPEDKEMVADAVEAALNDGDPYDLEVRLITAEGNHRWVRTRGKRVEGTEKRTVRGFIQDITEQKERERRLRVQNERLESFASVVSHDLQGPLTVAQGHLELAQQEVTNDHLDSIGAAHERMQTLIDDILTLAREGREATTTEPVTLRTAATACWETVETESAALETDTDSVVLADPGRLQRLLSNLFRNCVAHGSESSPSQMQQDSMEHGSMGGSGQSGETVENDDGVTVTIGDIDGANGFYVADDGPGIPEDERDTVFGAGYSTASEGTGFGLAIVADIAAVHGWDISVTDSESGGARFEITGVDKET; this comes from the coding sequence ATGGGCGAGGCTGGCTCCGCCATCCGGGTGCTTCACGTCGACGACGACCGGCAGTACGCAGAGACGACAGCGGCATTCCTCACACGAGAGCGGACTGCATTCGACATCGAGATCGCAACGAGTGCCCGAAAGGGCCTGCAGCTGCTCGAAACGACAGCAGTCGACTGTATCGTTTCTGACTACGAGATGCCCGGCCAGAACGGTATCGACTTCCTCGAATCTGTCCGCGAAGACTATCCCGACCTTCCGTTTATTCTGTACACGGGCCGTGGTAGCGAAGCCGTCGCCAGTGATGCTATCTCCGCAGGCGTCACTGACTATCTACAGAAAACCTCAGACACCAGCCACTACGCCCTTCTGGCGAACCGAATCGTCAACGCCGTCGAACAGTACCGGTCACAGCGCGCCCTCGAAGCGAGTAAAGACCGGCTCTCGCTGTTTATCGACCAGTCGCCGCTCGGGTTCGTCGAGTATAATCAGGACTTCGAGATCGTCCGCGTCAACGACACCCTCACAGAGATATTCGGCTACACCGAAACGGAACTGCTCGGGGAAACGTGGGAGACGTTCGTGAGTTCGGAGAGCTACGACGATGTCGATGCGGTTACGTCCGCTCTCAGCGAGGCCAGTGGTGGCTACCACAGCGTCAACGAGAACATCAAGAAGAACGGCGACCGCATCGTGGTTGAGTGGCACAATCGCCTCGTTACTGACGATTCGGGCGATGTTGTCACCGTCTTCTCACACTGTCAGGACGTTACGGAGCGCATCGAGCACGAACAGAACCTCGCCCAGTTACGGGACTTCTTCGCCGAGGCGGAAGAACTCGGTACCCTTGGCGCCTGGGAGTACGACGAAAGCGGGATGTCTACCTGGACAGCGGGCACCCGTCGCATCCACGAGGTCGACGACGACTTTGACCCAACAGTCGAGGACGGGCTGTCGTTCTACCATCCCGAGGACAAAGAGATGGTTGCAGATGCCGTTGAGGCGGCCCTCAATGACGGCGATCCGTACGACCTTGAGGTCAGACTCATCACTGCCGAAGGAAACCATCGGTGGGTCCGGACCCGCGGCAAACGCGTTGAGGGTACAGAGAAGCGGACTGTTCGGGGGTTCATTCAGGACATCACCGAACAGAAGGAGCGTGAACGCAGGCTCCGCGTGCAAAACGAGCGACTGGAGTCTTTCGCCAGCGTCGTCAGCCACGACCTGCAGGGGCCACTGACAGTCGCACAGGGGCATCTGGAACTGGCCCAGCAGGAAGTGACAAACGACCACCTCGACAGTATCGGTGCCGCTCACGAACGGATGCAGACGCTCATTGACGATATCCTGACGCTGGCACGAGAGGGTCGCGAGGCAACGACCACTGAGCCTGTCACCCTCCGAACCGCCGCAACTGCGTGCTGGGAGACTGTCGAGACGGAGAGTGCGGCTCTGGAGACTGATACCGACAGCGTCGTCCTTGCAGACCCCGGCCGGTTGCAGCGCCTGCTTTCGAACCTGTTTCGGAACTGCGTGGCACACGGGTCAGAATCCTCGCCCTCTCAGATGCAGCAAGACAGCATGGAGCACGGCTCGATGGGGGGGTCGGGACAGTCCGGCGAGACCGTCGAGAATGACGACGGGGTGACAGTCACTATCGGTGATATCGACGGTGCTAACGGCTTCTATGTTGCTGATGACGGCCCGGGCATCCCCGAAGACGAACGAGACACGGTGTTCGGGGCCGGCTACTCGACCGCCTCCGAAGGCACCGGCTTCGGCCTCGCAATCGTGGCCGATATCGCCGCCGTCCATGGCTGGGATATCAGTGTGACCGACAGCGAATCAGGTGGTGCCAGGTTCGAAATTACCGGTGTCGACAAAGAGACGTAA
- a CDS encoding DUF371 domain-containing protein: MTLEEVVRAQGHENVSGEHASTLEVTSDDFLTPAGDCILAIEADRVPADFDSEFVTACQDANAAITATIEAGEQTVTVTGTGHPDLSFENDRSHVLRTSDYVDDRTVMVNADSAAGDVDRDLVEALADGHDATLTLSVEPSSE, from the coding sequence ATGACACTTGAAGAAGTGGTCCGTGCACAGGGCCACGAAAACGTCTCCGGCGAGCACGCCAGCACGCTGGAAGTGACGAGCGACGACTTTCTAACCCCTGCAGGTGACTGTATCCTCGCTATCGAAGCCGACCGCGTTCCCGCTGACTTCGACAGCGAATTCGTGACGGCCTGTCAGGACGCCAACGCGGCGATTACAGCGACTATCGAAGCCGGCGAACAGACCGTTACTGTGACCGGGACCGGCCACCCCGACCTGTCCTTCGAGAACGACCGGAGCCACGTCCTGCGGACGAGCGACTACGTCGACGACCGGACCGTGATGGTGAACGCTGATTCGGCGGCCGGCGACGTGGACCGGGACCTTGTCGAGGCGCTCGCTGACGGCCACGATGCGACGCTGACGCTTTCTGTGGAGCCAAGTAGCGAGTAA
- a CDS encoding amidohydrolase family protein, which translates to MLELEHGFRVVDVHARLEPDEQRRPRDGMGDPEQLEREMHQAGVVRSVVFPGERDGSYLKANNAVARMTVERPMVAFARVNGARDPGSGPGSTLRNLASSRTDDHTSPEDIEQYAYDDRFYGFKLHPPTDGLPDEDVLAELESVSLPVIVHGGEGFQPEAVAESLLAYDFPVILSHFGAHPLRKDLMERAIDLLETHDNLYLDTSAVRYRGPMERAVLEHPDRVLFGSGVPGVHPNVAVMEILTLDVPEDAMRKVFSNNPNRVIEALAP; encoded by the coding sequence ATGCTGGAGCTGGAGCACGGCTTTCGCGTCGTCGACGTGCACGCACGGCTGGAACCCGACGAGCAGCGCCGACCCCGAGACGGCATGGGCGACCCGGAGCAACTGGAGCGGGAGATGCACCAGGCCGGCGTCGTCCGCTCCGTCGTCTTCCCCGGTGAGCGAGACGGCTCGTATCTGAAAGCGAACAACGCCGTCGCCCGGATGACCGTCGAGCGACCGATGGTCGCCTTCGCCAGGGTCAACGGCGCCCGGGACCCGGGAAGCGGCCCCGGGTCGACCCTCCGCAACCTCGCAAGTAGTCGCACGGACGACCACACTTCCCCGGAAGACATCGAGCAGTACGCATACGACGACCGGTTCTACGGCTTCAAGCTCCATCCGCCGACCGATGGGCTGCCAGACGAGGACGTGCTCGCAGAACTAGAGTCGGTGTCGCTGCCCGTCATCGTCCACGGTGGCGAAGGGTTCCAACCCGAAGCTGTCGCCGAGTCGCTGCTGGCGTATGACTTCCCGGTTATCCTCTCACATTTCGGCGCGCACCCGCTCCGGAAGGACCTGATGGAACGGGCCATCGACTTGCTGGAGACCCACGATAATCTGTATCTCGACACCAGCGCGGTCCGCTACCGGGGGCCGATGGAACGGGCGGTGTTAGAACATCCCGACCGTGTTCTCTTCGGGAGCGGCGTTCCCGGTGTCCACCCGAACGTGGCCGTGATGGAGATTCTAACACTGGACGTTCCCGAAGACGCGATGCGAAAGGTGTTTTCGAACAATCCCAACCGCGTCATTGAGGCGCTGGCCCCCTGA
- a CDS encoding helix-turn-helix domain-containing protein, giving the protein MSALTENAAPAPFTDEEFRDTLRELPPSAKLVAKVLEDDAPLSQGDLAESSLLPDRTVRYALNRLEESGLVDSRYSFTDARKQVYFLTV; this is encoded by the coding sequence ATGAGCGCATTAACTGAAAACGCTGCACCAGCACCTTTCACTGACGAGGAGTTCCGCGACACCCTGCGTGAACTCCCGCCGAGCGCGAAGCTCGTCGCGAAGGTACTGGAAGACGATGCCCCGTTGTCACAGGGCGACTTAGCCGAGAGCTCACTGCTCCCGGACCGCACTGTCAGATATGCACTGAACCGACTGGAGGAGTCTGGTCTGGTCGATTCGCGGTACAGTTTCACCGACGCGCGCAAACAGGTTTATTTCCTCACGGTCTGA
- a CDS encoding hydrolase, with translation MSLEWRGAAVAPDDEMPSPEAWEPVSVPGRPEQFAGAEAVAYETTFSDPRDESDAHALLVLSGTYAHTRVWCNGDLLTSHDAYFEPLRVRLPESEEYRVVVECRAPEDRFGGLHATDQLPPERCVPGIWWDATLETRPDPCVSELSVQPQLSEEDVTGATVDVSATVLTEEPLDDRITLSLRPEGDVRGGGMMDRARVSTDEETTSVTYTMDVRDPSLWWPHDRGEQSRYVLRAKLGDDEHSVTTGLRTVSYDDGLRVNGENVPVRGVTLLDPTAEDVKRAVDANANLVRVRAQGTPPEVARACDDHGVLLWQDLPLSGPGSFDTERGTALAAQLDAAYAQHPSFAAVGVHDEPVPSYANGLGSGFLDRLRFRWRAWRASYDDADAASVASAVDSVPTFPVVGPPGIDPDAATLYPGWRYGDTADLPWLCSQFDVGDVVAGFGAGALGTADPADCPGFDRARHNRYTNDGVAASQAYQADVVRGVAEGLRQRRAPVVVLDSLRDVGDAGMGVLAADGSEKTAHDVLADSYEPTQVVLSAPSPGERDVVVLHDRPESANLTVEWDYNGEREQAEHTVGPFARVPVDTLTLSAGDEVTLAVTDGQHVVKNEYRISE, from the coding sequence ATGTCGCTGGAGTGGCGCGGCGCGGCGGTTGCGCCGGACGACGAGATGCCGTCCCCGGAGGCGTGGGAACCGGTGTCGGTGCCTGGCCGGCCCGAGCAGTTCGCCGGGGCCGAGGCCGTGGCCTACGAAACGACGTTCTCGGACCCGCGGGACGAGAGCGACGCACACGCCCTGCTCGTACTGAGTGGAACCTACGCGCACACACGTGTGTGGTGCAACGGCGATCTGCTCACCAGCCACGACGCCTACTTCGAGCCGCTCCGGGTCCGACTCCCCGAGAGCGAGGAATACCGGGTCGTCGTGGAATGTCGCGCGCCGGAGGACCGTTTCGGCGGTCTACACGCGACCGACCAGCTTCCGCCGGAACGCTGCGTTCCGGGCATCTGGTGGGACGCGACCCTCGAAACCCGACCGGACCCGTGTGTGAGCGAACTCTCGGTCCAGCCACAGCTATCGGAAGAAGACGTGACCGGTGCGACGGTGGACGTGTCGGCGACCGTCCTGACCGAAGAGCCACTCGACGACCGGATTACACTCTCGCTCCGGCCGGAAGGTGACGTTCGCGGCGGCGGGATGATGGACCGAGCCCGCGTCTCGACCGATGAGGAGACGACGTCGGTGACCTATACGATGGACGTACGCGACCCATCGCTGTGGTGGCCCCACGACCGCGGCGAACAGTCCCGCTACGTCCTCAGGGCAAAACTCGGCGACGACGAGCACTCGGTGACGACGGGACTCCGTACCGTTTCGTACGACGATGGCCTGCGGGTCAACGGCGAAAACGTGCCGGTTCGCGGCGTGACGCTGCTGGACCCGACCGCGGAGGACGTCAAGCGGGCCGTCGACGCCAATGCAAATCTGGTTCGGGTACGGGCGCAGGGGACGCCGCCAGAGGTGGCTCGCGCCTGTGACGACCACGGCGTCCTGCTCTGGCAGGACCTTCCCTTGTCAGGCCCCGGTTCGTTCGACACCGAACGAGGAACTGCCCTCGCGGCGCAGCTCGATGCGGCATACGCACAGCATCCCAGTTTCGCGGCGGTCGGTGTTCACGACGAGCCGGTGCCGTCGTACGCCAATGGGCTGGGATCGGGCTTTCTCGACCGACTTCGCTTTCGGTGGCGTGCCTGGCGGGCTAGCTACGACGACGCGGATGCCGCATCGGTGGCGTCGGCCGTCGACTCCGTCCCGACGTTCCCGGTCGTCGGCCCCCCCGGAATCGACCCCGACGCGGCCACGCTGTACCCGGGGTGGCGGTACGGCGACACGGCCGACCTCCCGTGGCTCTGTTCCCAGTTCGACGTTGGGGATGTCGTGGCAGGCTTCGGGGCCGGTGCGCTCGGTACGGCTGATCCGGCAGACTGCCCAGGGTTCGACCGCGCCCGGCACAACCGATATACCAACGACGGAGTGGCTGCGTCACAGGCGTACCAGGCCGACGTTGTCCGCGGGGTGGCCGAGGGATTGCGCCAGCGCCGCGCACCGGTCGTCGTCCTCGACAGTCTCCGAGACGTCGGCGATGCGGGTATGGGCGTACTCGCCGCTGACGGGAGCGAAAAGACGGCACACGACGTGCTCGCCGACAGCTACGAGCCCACACAGGTCGTCCTCTCCGCGCCCAGTCCCGGAGAGCGGGACGTCGTCGTCCTCCACGACAGGCCGGAGAGTGCGAATCTCACCGTCGAGTGGGACTACAACGGCGAGCGCGAGCAGGCCGAACACACCGTCGGGCCCTTCGCCCGCGTCCCCGTAGACACGCTCACGCTGTCGGCCGGCGACGAGGTGACACTCGCAGTCACCGACGGACAGCACGTCGTCAAGAACGAGTATCGTATTAGCGAGTAA
- the thsA gene encoding thermosome subunit alpha has protein sequence MGGQPLFILDEDAQRTHGKDAQSSNISAGKAVSESVRTTLGPRGMDKMLVSDDGDVVITNDGATILSEMDIEHPAAQMIVEVAQTQEDEVGDGTTTASVLAGELLTKGEDLLDDDVHPTTIVEGYSAAAELAQDAINELVLDVDLDDETLVEVAESSMTGKGTGDVEAEKLAEVVVDAVRHAKSGNGVRRDNIEVHTQTGAASSATKLVEGVIVDETAVHDNMPTSVEDASIAVIDTELDVRESNIDAEYNVSSVDQLNAALDAEEGELQGYAEDVLESGADVAFVTEDVADRVASQLAKEGVFVADSISSSTAKDIVEATGAKRVGSLESLDEDALGHADSVNVEKQGDDDVTFITGGATAESVTVIARGSTEHVVDELERALNDALDTVIAALDAGGVVPGAGATEIAIADHIRSEAASIEGRKQLAVEAFADAVDVLPRTLAENTGLDAIDALVDLRAEHESEGIAGIISEGQTGVVGDPVEYGILDPAAVKREAVDSATEAATMIVRIDDVISSS, from the coding sequence ATGGGCGGCCAGCCTCTTTTCATCCTTGATGAGGACGCCCAGCGCACACACGGGAAGGACGCACAGTCATCGAACATCTCCGCCGGAAAGGCCGTAAGCGAGTCTGTACGGACCACGCTCGGTCCCCGCGGCATGGACAAGATGCTCGTCTCCGACGATGGTGATGTGGTCATCACTAACGACGGGGCGACCATCCTCTCCGAGATGGACATCGAACACCCTGCGGCCCAGATGATCGTCGAAGTCGCCCAGACCCAGGAGGACGAAGTGGGCGACGGCACGACGACGGCGTCCGTGCTGGCCGGGGAACTGCTGACGAAAGGCGAGGACCTGCTCGACGACGACGTCCACCCGACAACAATCGTCGAGGGATACTCTGCCGCGGCTGAACTCGCACAGGACGCCATCAACGAGCTCGTCCTTGATGTCGACCTCGACGACGAGACGCTCGTCGAAGTCGCCGAATCCTCGATGACCGGCAAGGGCACCGGTGACGTTGAGGCCGAGAAACTCGCCGAAGTCGTCGTCGACGCTGTCCGCCACGCCAAGAGCGGCAACGGCGTCCGCCGAGACAACATCGAAGTCCACACCCAGACGGGTGCGGCTTCCTCCGCGACCAAGCTCGTCGAGGGCGTCATCGTCGACGAGACGGCCGTCCACGACAACATGCCGACCTCGGTCGAGGACGCGTCCATCGCGGTCATCGACACCGAGCTCGACGTCCGCGAGAGCAACATCGATGCTGAGTACAATGTCTCCAGCGTCGACCAGCTCAACGCCGCGCTCGATGCCGAAGAGGGCGAACTGCAGGGCTACGCCGAGGATGTCCTCGAAAGCGGCGCTGACGTCGCGTTCGTCACCGAGGATGTCGCCGACCGCGTCGCCTCCCAGCTTGCCAAGGAAGGCGTCTTCGTCGCCGACAGCATCAGCTCCTCGACCGCCAAGGACATCGTCGAGGCCACCGGCGCAAAGCGCGTCGGCTCGCTCGAATCCCTTGACGAGGACGCGCTCGGCCACGCCGACAGCGTCAACGTCGAGAAGCAGGGCGACGACGACGTGACATTCATCACCGGCGGCGCGACCGCCGAGTCCGTCACGGTCATCGCTCGCGGCTCCACCGAACACGTCGTCGACGAACTCGAACGCGCGCTCAACGACGCGCTCGACACCGTCATCGCCGCGCTCGACGCCGGCGGTGTGGTCCCCGGCGCAGGCGCGACCGAGATCGCCATCGCCGACCACATCCGCTCCGAAGCGGCGTCCATCGAGGGCCGCAAGCAGCTCGCCGTCGAAGCGTTCGCCGACGCCGTCGACGTGCTGCCCCGCACCCTCGCGGAGAACACGGGCCTCGACGCCATCGACGCGCTCGTCGACCTCCGCGCAGAACACGAGAGCGAGGGCATCGCTGGCATCATCAGCGAAGGCCAGACTGGCGTCGTCGGTGACCCAGTCGAGTACGGCATCCTCGACCCCGCCGCGGTCAAGCGCGAAGCGGTCGACTCCGCCACCGAAGCGGCGACGATGATCGTCCGTATCGACGACGTTATCTCGTCGAGCTAA
- a CDS encoding TRAM domain-containing protein: protein MEISDQLLCLFSADIRDEGDRYVVEVPRREVETGAVDSGSTYRVALISADEETETDEETVSDTPPDQPQPPVEPGETRYVEIEDIGKQGDGIARVERGYVIIVPGAEIDERVKIEVTEVKSNFAVGEIIDDV from the coding sequence TTGGAAATCTCGGATCAACTGCTGTGTCTGTTCAGTGCCGATATCCGCGACGAGGGGGACCGGTACGTCGTGGAGGTCCCGCGTCGAGAGGTCGAAACGGGCGCAGTCGACTCAGGCAGTACTTATCGCGTTGCGCTCATCTCCGCAGATGAGGAGACAGAGACGGACGAAGAGACGGTGTCAGACACGCCGCCGGACCAGCCACAGCCGCCGGTCGAACCGGGTGAGACGCGCTACGTCGAGATCGAAGACATCGGGAAGCAGGGTGACGGCATCGCTCGCGTCGAGCGCGGCTACGTCATTATTGTCCCAGGAGCCGAAATCGACGAACGAGTCAAGATCGAAGTCACCGAAGTCAAGTCGAACTTCGCGGTCGGCGAAATCATCGACGACGTGTGA
- a CDS encoding YkgJ family cysteine cluster protein has translation MDSLETELERARALEESELADAIETIGFECTRCGACCKAESACGEGGESADEVDGPIDRSGENADSAETDAEPHTATVFPDEIRQLQAAGEYDFRDVARPMPYGLADGPDGPEGETFEWALQTDDCGDCTFYAEGDDGTGACTVHGDRPLICQTYPFSVALGGTSQPMGEAVDEEGVVRAHECEGLGRDLSRADAEELAAALKERAVRELTEAIGVRDNYRPVDPSAGQVVVHDSEGAKRPDGSPYE, from the coding sequence GTGGACTCTCTGGAAACCGAACTCGAACGGGCCCGTGCCCTTGAGGAGTCGGAACTGGCCGACGCAATCGAGACTATCGGGTTCGAATGCACCCGCTGTGGGGCCTGTTGCAAGGCCGAGTCGGCGTGTGGCGAAGGCGGAGAGAGTGCTGACGAGGTTGACGGGCCCATTGATCGGTCCGGCGAGAACGCTGACTCGGCCGAAACCGATGCCGAACCCCACACTGCGACAGTGTTTCCGGACGAGATTCGGCAGCTACAGGCGGCCGGAGAGTACGACTTCCGCGACGTTGCCCGGCCGATGCCGTACGGACTGGCGGACGGGCCGGACGGCCCCGAAGGAGAGACGTTCGAGTGGGCGCTCCAGACCGACGACTGCGGCGACTGCACATTCTACGCTGAGGGCGATGACGGTACGGGTGCCTGTACGGTCCACGGCGACCGCCCGCTCATCTGCCAGACCTACCCGTTCAGCGTCGCACTCGGCGGGACAAGCCAGCCGATGGGCGAAGCCGTCGACGAGGAAGGAGTCGTTCGGGCCCACGAATGCGAGGGGCTCGGCCGGGACCTCTCCAGAGCCGACGCCGAGGAGTTGGCTGCAGCGCTCAAGGAACGAGCCGTTCGGGAACTGACGGAAGCAATCGGCGTCCGCGACAACTACCGGCCCGTCGATCCGTCAGCCGGACAGGTCGTCGTCCACGACTCCGAAGGGGCAAAGCGCCCCGACGGCAGCCCCTACGAGTAG
- a CDS encoding glycosyltransferase family 2 protein gives MDISVVVPTLNGREELTGCLDALTEQVPDAEVIVVNGPSADGTTGMVRDRDDISLLVEIADRSVTVARNAGIDRATGDVIALVHQSLSVESGWADAVKDGLSGAAQAITGPTHQQLWAGMTTETEETRTIAGRDVTYFNPGNVAFDAEVLEALDGFDEYLNVGSARDFAHRMAAGEYGVDWSTEMCVSREFEADGGIAETDWNWKYRSLAYRLVKNYNIRPTVVRRILSHAVGDAKDALFDVVRGETTPSQWLGTGQDVFGGVGSGIIDGVRARVTDRTARRNPNGRSARTNRAVTVYDWR, from the coding sequence ATGGATATCTCGGTAGTGGTCCCGACGTTGAACGGCCGGGAGGAGCTGACCGGCTGTCTGGACGCACTCACCGAGCAAGTTCCCGATGCCGAAGTGATTGTCGTCAACGGCCCGTCAGCCGACGGCACGACTGGTATGGTCCGCGACCGGGACGACATCTCTCTTCTCGTCGAAATCGCCGACCGCTCGGTAACAGTCGCTCGCAACGCAGGGATTGACCGGGCAACAGGGGACGTTATCGCGCTCGTTCATCAATCACTCTCTGTCGAGTCCGGCTGGGCTGACGCCGTGAAAGACGGGCTCTCGGGGGCCGCCCAGGCTATCACCGGGCCGACACACCAGCAACTGTGGGCCGGGATGACGACCGAAACAGAGGAAACGCGGACAATCGCCGGCCGCGACGTGACGTACTTCAATCCCGGCAACGTCGCGTTCGATGCCGAGGTGCTGGAAGCGCTCGACGGGTTCGACGAGTACCTAAACGTCGGCAGTGCCCGGGACTTCGCACACCGGATGGCCGCCGGTGAGTACGGCGTCGACTGGAGCACCGAAATGTGCGTCAGCCGCGAGTTCGAGGCCGACGGCGGTATCGCCGAGACTGACTGGAACTGGAAGTACCGCTCGCTCGCCTACCGACTGGTGAAGAACTACAACATCCGGCCGACCGTGGTGCGGCGAATCCTCAGTCACGCGGTCGGTGACGCGAAGGACGCGCTATTTGATGTCGTGCGGGGGGAGACGACGCCGTCGCAGTGGCTCGGCACTGGGCAGGACGTGTTCGGCGGCGTCGGGTCAGGAATCATCGACGGCGTCCGGGCACGCGTGACCGACCGGACGGCTCGCCGGAATCCGAACGGTCGCTCTGCGCGAACGAACCGCGCAGTGACTGTGTACGACTGGCGATAA
- a CDS encoding MBL fold metallo-hydrolase, producing the protein MDWHRADVSVPTRAPTGSTAAYVCGDEAALLVDPPDTDDALDSLLSDRSLAHIALTHHHPDHAGAVAHYARETGATVWARRGRASAFEAATGVTPDRLFSGGTTIPTDAGPVTVIDTPGHAPEHVAFATDGAVVSGDLAVAEGSVVVGAPEGDVRAYLASLRRLHARNPDVLLPGHGPRIETPRETCARLINHRLVRERRVRDAVHDGAATLDEILEAAYEKDLTGVRDLARGTVLTHLEKLAVEGAISWDSERAAPNPAE; encoded by the coding sequence ATGGACTGGCACCGGGCCGACGTGTCCGTCCCGACACGGGCACCGACCGGCAGCACGGCAGCATACGTTTGCGGCGATGAAGCGGCTCTTCTTGTGGACCCCCCGGATACCGATGATGCGCTCGACTCGCTTCTCAGCGACCGTTCCCTCGCTCACATTGCACTCACGCACCACCACCCTGACCACGCCGGTGCCGTTGCACACTACGCCAGAGAGACAGGCGCAACGGTCTGGGCGCGTCGCGGTCGGGCGAGCGCGTTCGAAGCCGCGACCGGCGTTACCCCGGATAGACTGTTCAGCGGCGGAACGACGATTCCGACCGATGCCGGCCCAGTGACTGTCATCGATACGCCGGGGCACGCGCCGGAACACGTCGCCTTCGCCACAGATGGGGCCGTTGTCTCCGGTGACCTCGCCGTTGCCGAGGGTAGCGTCGTCGTCGGCGCACCCGAGGGCGACGTTCGGGCCTATCTCGCGTCACTGCGGCGACTCCACGCCAGAAACCCCGACGTGCTGTTACCGGGCCACGGCCCGCGTATCGAGACGCCGCGGGAGACCTGTGCGCGCCTCATCAACCATCGACTGGTGCGCGAGCGACGCGTTCGGGACGCTGTCCACGACGGGGCCGCCACGCTGGATGAAATCCTTGAGGCCGCCTACGAGAAGGACCTCACCGGCGTGCGCGATTTGGCCCGTGGGACAGTGCTGACCCATCTTGAAAAACTGGCTGTCGAGGGCGCTATTTCATGGGACAGCGAGCGGGCCGCACCGAATCCGGCGGAGTGA